A window of Synergistaceae bacterium genomic DNA:
TTCGTCTTCATCGGCCCACCTCCTTAATAATGTTATTTCGTGTTCCCATTTGGGCTCGCTTTGCCCTGGTTGGCAACCGCGGCCTGGGCTTTGGCGATGGTCTCCGGATCGCCCAAATATCGATGACCTAGGGGCTTCATGTCTTCTCCCAGCTCGTAGAGCAAAGGCACCCCCGTGGGAATGTTGAGTTCAAGGATGTCCTTTTCCGACACATCGTCCAAATACTTCACCAGAGCACGAAGACTGTTGCCGTGCGCAGCGATGACGATCTTTTTTCCCGCTACGATCTCCGGGACGATAACGTTCTCCCAGAAGGGAACAGCGCGGGCGACGGTATCGGCCAAGCATTCGCCATCGGGCAGGTCCGAAGGGGACAACGAGGCGTAGCGAGGGTCTTTCGCCGGATGCCGGTCGTCGTTTTTATCGAGCAAAGGAGGCCGCGTGTCGTAGCTACGCCGCCAGATCTTCACTTGATCGTCTCCATACTGGGCCGCTGTCTCCGCCTTGTTCAGACCCTGGAGAGCTCCGTAATGACGCTCGTTCAAACGCCAAGAGTGGACCACGGGAATCCACATAAGGTCCATCTCTTCCAAAGTTAACCACAAGGTCTTGACGGCTCGCTTCAAAACGGAGGTGAAGGCGAGGTCAAAAATGAACCTCTCCCCCTTTAAGAGCTTACCTGCCTCTTGCGCCTCGGCCGTTCCCTTCTCCGACAGGGGAACGTCGGTCCATCCGGTGAAACGGTTTTCCTTGTTCCATTCGCTTTCGCCATGACGTATCAAAACCACTTTGTACATCATTTCGAAAAATCCCTCCTTTTTTTCAAGTATAGCCTTAAAAGGTCTGGAAGGCACTCATCAAAAGCACAAAAACATATTTTTGCCACTTTTTTTGTTATCATAAATAAATGCAAAATAGAACCGTACAAGGAGGAATTTGTGATGACGACAGATAATATCTGGACGAATATCGGAAAATTGGATGAGGGAACGCTGCTTTTGCGCGTGATGGTGGAAGGTCGATTCTCCTGGGGCAGAAAGAGCAGAAAGAACGGAGAAAGCGTGGAGTTACTCGATGCAGCCCTACGCTCCACAGGACGGAAATGCGGGGAAGAAGGACTCGTCTACGGAACGCCCATTGACCCGGTCAAGATTTGGTGTATCGGGCTGAATTACCGGGAGCACGCTAAGGAGTCCCACATGGAGATCCCCGAAGAGCCTTGCGTTTTCATGAAGCCCCGAACCTGCCTTTTGGCTCACGGGGAATCCGTGAGGCTGCCCTCCTGGGTGGGGCGCGTGGACTACGAGGGAGAACTCGCCGTTGTCATTGGCAAGACATGCCGCAACGTGAGCGAGGACGAGGCCCCCGATTATGTATTGGGCTACTCCTGCTTCAACGACGTTTCCGCCAGGGTGCTGCAAGCCAAGGATGGTCAGTGGGTTCGCTCCAAGGGCTTTGACACTTTCGGCCCCTTCGGCCCAGGGCTGCTGGTGGCCAGGAGCTTGCCAGAACACTCTGAGCTGACGACCCGGTTGAATGATGTTGTCGTCCAAAAGAGCCGCTTCGAGGATATGATCTTTTCCGTTCCTGCTATCGTCTCCCAGCTCAGCCGCTTCGCGACCCTGGAAGCCGGAGACGTGATCGCCACGGGAACCCCCAGCGGCGTCGGCCCCGTCAAACCGGGAGACATGGTCGAAATCTCCATCGACGGCATCGGGTCCCTGAAAAACTCCTTCGCGGCGGAATGACGGGACAGCATTAACATAATTCCACGACTAAAGTCATGGGATTGTAAGATCGACAAAGACAGCCGACTGAAACCGGTCTTACGTCTTCTCCTTTAAGAGTGGATGCCCCCACAGAGTGGATGCCCCCACTCTGAGAATATTTACAGCCGCATTAATATCCCGGTCGTGTTCTGCCCCGCATCTCGCCCGCATCTCGCGTTGAAAAGCCATGATAAGCCATGATAAGCCATGAAAGAAGTTGAACATAAAAGTAGACATATGGCAAGGAATCAAATACAAAACAAACGCCACCGTTGGCGGCGTTGCAATTCTCATCCAACGACTGAAGCCTTTGGCTTTCTCATCGCTTTATCGTAACACTCTCAAATTTTATTTCCCTTGACAAAGGGACAGAAACAGATACTTGGAGTCTTTACTATTAAAGTCTTTACTATTATTAAAGCCTTTGCTATTTCGGAACCTATCTAGTCATAAATTTCTCCGGAATTTTAGGTGGCAACATAAACGTTTCACAAAATTTCCCGTCTTTTTATCGGTTTTCCAAATGTCAATGCCGCTTTAATTTCTGCCAGAATCTGTTTCTGTTCCGGGTCTTTCTTCACAACCTCAAGATAGTTCGCCCAGAGTGCCCACAGCACCCCCAGGCACAGCCCTAACAGCGTCGCAATCACGATGATCTGCGCCCTTTTGGGTTTGAATTTGTAGTCGGGTGGTATAGCGGGGTCAATGATCTGCACGACCATCGCCTCGCGCGCCTCGTCGATCTTTGCGGCTTCGAGCTGCTTCAGTATCAGCTCGTACATCGCCGTCGCGAATTTTACGTCTCGTAGTCTACGTTGATACTCTAACCCTAACTGCGGGGCCTCATGCAAAGAAGATAGTGTGCTATTCTCCGAGGCTTTCTGTTCCTGCTGCTGTTCCAGCTTCGCCAGTTCGATGCGCAGAGCGGATAATTCGGATTCCGCGCGTCTCAGGTTAGGGTTACCGCCCCGCGCATAGGTTCGCAGCGCTGATAGTTCAACTTCTTTAGCTGCTACCTGTGCCCGTAGCGCCGCTATAGAGGTCAGCATCGCCTCCAGCTGTGGTTCTATCGCCACCAATCCGCTTTTTTCCTGATATCTTTGCAGTTCGTCTTCTGCGTCA
This region includes:
- the gpmA gene encoding 2,3-diphosphoglycerate-dependent phosphoglycerate mutase yields the protein MMYKVVLIRHGESEWNKENRFTGWTDVPLSEKGTAEAQEAGKLLKGERFIFDLAFTSVLKRAVKTLWLTLEEMDLMWIPVVHSWRLNERHYGALQGLNKAETAAQYGDDQVKIWRRSYDTRPPLLDKNDDRHPAKDPRYASLSPSDLPDGECLADTVARAVPFWENVIVPEIVAGKKIVIAAHGNSLRALVKYLDDVSEKDILELNIPTGVPLLYELGEDMKPLGHRYLGDPETIAKAQAAVANQGKASPNGNTK
- a CDS encoding fumarylacetoacetate hydrolase family protein; this encodes MTTDNIWTNIGKLDEGTLLLRVMVEGRFSWGRKSRKNGESVELLDAALRSTGRKCGEEGLVYGTPIDPVKIWCIGLNYREHAKESHMEIPEEPCVFMKPRTCLLAHGESVRLPSWVGRVDYEGELAVVIGKTCRNVSEDEAPDYVLGYSCFNDVSARVLQAKDGQWVRSKGFDTFGPFGPGLLVARSLPEHSELTTRLNDVVVQKSRFEDMIFSVPAIVSQLSRFATLEAGDVIATGTPSGVGPVKPGDMVEISIDGIGSLKNSFAAE